In Pristiophorus japonicus isolate sPriJap1 chromosome 2, sPriJap1.hap1, whole genome shotgun sequence, one genomic interval encodes:
- the LOC139228086 gene encoding zinc finger protein 300-like — protein MTSLLAAVALLHQLALVLEGEDFQTVNSNQTYSKGLTESLDSSGPEYHRSSNVEGEIFVCSGFWKRFQTSICLEKHRDTHTRVRVYQCTDCGKSFNQLHSLKNHHTIHSGEKPYTCCVCGRVFKRSSNLDIRTTEKPWKCGDCGKGFNFPCQLETHHRSHTGERPFTCPVYGKGFITSSHLKTHQKVHTGARPFTCSVCGMGFPRLTQLTTHHLVHTNKRPFKCSDCEKSFKSRDVLTSHQRTHTGERPFTCSVYGKGFTQSYHLTTHQLVHTNKRPFKCSDCEKSFKSRNHLMIHQRIHTGERPFTCSECGKGFSRSSHLRRHQRVHNSLHGLDSAVNHIQD, from the coding sequence ggtattagaaggggaggattttcaGACAGTAAATTCAAACCAAACATATAGCAAAGGTCTGACAGAGTCACTTGATTCATCAGGTCCTGAATATCATCGGTCttcgaatgtggaaggagaaatatttgtctGTTCTGGTTtttggaaaagatttcaaacatccatatgtctggaaaagcaccgagacacacacacccgagtgagagtgtaccaatgcactgactgtgggaagagctttaaccagttacacagcctgaaaaatcatcacaccattcacagcggggagaaaccgtacacttgttgtgtgtgtggacgagtttTCAAGAGATCGTCCAACCTGGACATCCGCACCACagagaaaccatggaaatgtggggactgtgggaagggattcaatttccCATGCCAGCTGGAAACTCATcaccgcagtcacactggggagaggccgttcacctgccccgtgtatgggaagggattcattacgtCATCCCACCTGAAGACACACCAGAAAGTTCATACTGgggcgaggccgttcacctgctcagtgtgtgggatgggATTTCCTCGGTTAACCCAACTCACTACACACCaccttgttcacaccaataagagaccttttaaatgctctgactgtgagaagagctttaaaagcagagatGTACTGACGagtcaccaacgcactcacactggggagaggccgttcacctgctctgtgtatgggaaggggttcactcagtcatACCATCTGActacacaccaacttgttcacaccaataagaggccttttaaatgttctgactgtgagaagagctttaaaagcagaaatcatCTGATGatacaccaacgcattcacactggggagaggccattcacctgctctgagtgtgggaagggattctctcgttcatcccacctgcggagacaccagcgagttcacaactcACTGcatgggttggattctgctgttaatcacatccaggactga